In the genome of Oncorhynchus clarkii lewisi isolate Uvic-CL-2024 chromosome 4, UVic_Ocla_1.0, whole genome shotgun sequence, one region contains:
- the LOC139406825 gene encoding beta-1,3-galactosyltransferase 2-like, protein MQWRRRHCCPMKMTWTMKRSLFRTHMAGLLSLALLFTLFLFFSHQDWLPGRTGPRDNPLTYTVRGFRTAKTEANQSLSLRNLWRETGYVPPKPQLNLSSQQAEGGGGGEAMVGVTGLENSMSANNSLQQEMGVGGRLNSQPYRYILNEPFKCRDSTPFLVLLIAAEPGQVDARNAIRQTWSNESVAMGLGFVRLFLLGLGRSSDRYTQTAIEEESWVHHDIIQQDYQDTYYNLTIKTLMGMNWVATHCPQAHYVMKTDSDMFVNTEYLIQKLLKPELPPRQSYFTGYLMRGYAPNRNKDSKWYMPPELYPSERYPIFCSGTGYVLSGDMAERIYQASLSIRRLHLEDVYVGICLAKLRIDPTPPPNEFLFNHWRVSYSSCKYSHLITSHQFQPNELVKYWNHLQTNKHNACINMAKERNGRYRHRKYHAERPQ, encoded by the coding sequence ATGCAGTGGAGACGGCGGCACTGCTGCCCCATGAAGATGACCTGGACCATGAAGCGCTCGCTCTTCCGGACCCACATGGCAGGTCTCCTGTCCCTGGccctcctcttcactctcttcctcttcttcagcCACCAAGACTGGCTGCCAGGCCGGACCGGGCCCCGTGACAACCCCCTGACCTACACCGTTAGGGGCTTCCGCACGGCCAAGACCGAGGCAAATCAGAGCTTGAGTCTGCGGAACCTGTGGCGGGAGACAGGCTATGTGCCTCCAAAGCCCCAGCTTAACCTCAGCTCCCAGCAGGCTGAGGGTGGCGGTGGAGGGGAAGCCATGGTGGGCGTAACAGGACTAGAGAACTCGATGAGCGCCAACAACAGTTTACAGCAGGAGATGGGCGTGGGAGGGAGGCTCAATTCCCAGCCCTACCGCTACATCCTCAACGAGCCCTTCAAGTGCAGGGACAGTACCCCGTTCTTGGTGCTGCTGATTGCTGCAGAGCCAGGCCAGGTAGATGCCAGGAACGCTATCCGGCAGACGTGGAGCAATGAGAGTGTGGCCATGGGTCTAGGTTTCGTCCGACTCTTCCTGCTGGGTCTAGGGCGGAGCTCGGACAGGTACACCCAGACCGCTATTGAGGAGGAGAGCTGGGTTCACCATGACATCATCCAGCAGGACTATCAGGACACATACTACAACCTCACCATCAAAACCCTGATGGGCATGAACTGGGTGGCTACCCATTGCCCGCAGGCGCACTATGTCAtgaagacagacagtgacatgtTTGTTAACACGGAGTATCTCATCCAGAAGCTGCTGAAGCCAGAGCTCCCACCCAGACAGAGCTACTTCACTGGCTATCTGATGAGGGGCTACGCACCCAACCGCAACAAGGACAGCAAGTGGTACATGCCTCCAGAGCTGTACCCTAGCGAGAGGTACCCCATCTTCTGCTCGGGAACCGGGTATGTGTTATCTGGGGACATGGCGGAGAGGATCTATCAGGCGTCTCTGAGCATACGGAGGCTGCACCTGGAGGACGTTTACGTGGGCATATGCCTGGCCAAGCTCCGCATTGACCCCACGCCGCCGCCCAACGAGTTCCTCTTCAACCACTGGAGGGTGTCCTACTCCAGCTGTAAGTACAGCCACCTCATCACCTCCCACCAGTTCCAGCCCAACGAACTGGTCAAGTACTGGAACCACCTGCAGACCAACAAGCACAATGCATGCATCAACATGGCCAAGGAAAGGAATGGGAGGTATAGACACAGGAAGTATCACGCAGAGAGACCTCAGTGA